A single region of the Ignavibacteriota bacterium genome encodes:
- a CDS encoding cytochrome C oxidase subunit IV family protein — MEHSHAEIKKHVRKYIFVFVALMALTVVTVAVSYLHLTMTTAVIVALFIASIKGALVAGYFMHLISEKKVIYLTLAFTLFFFIGMIVLTMSSISDQVMMPHVS; from the coding sequence CACGTCCGAAAATATATTTTCGTTTTTGTCGCGCTCATGGCGTTGACCGTCGTAACGGTTGCAGTCTCGTACCTGCATCTTACCATGACCACCGCGGTGATTGTTGCGTTATTTATCGCTTCAATCAAAGGCGCTCTTGTTGCCGGCTATTTTATGCACTTGATTTCTGAAAAGAAAGTTATTTATCTGACGCTTGCTTTTACTCTCTTCTTTTTCATCGGAATGATTGTGCTTACGATGTCTTCAATCTCAGACCAGGTAATGATGCCCCATGTCTCTTAA